The following are from one region of the Streptomyces fradiae genome:
- a CDS encoding carboxymuconolactone decarboxylase family protein, translated as MEPRLNPFTSPTAGKLIKHLAAAGNAVTASGVPVLTQELVKIRASQINGCAFCLDMHTKEAEAAGETTQRLIMVGAWREAKVFTDAERAALELAELGTRIADGTGIPDDVWLNAAKYYDEEQLLGLVGLIALINAFNRMNVLLQMPGGDYQVGQFA; from the coding sequence ATGGAACCCCGCCTCAACCCCTTCACCAGCCCGACCGCCGGCAAGCTCATCAAGCACCTCGCGGCCGCCGGCAACGCCGTCACCGCGTCCGGAGTGCCCGTCCTGACCCAGGAACTGGTGAAGATCCGCGCCAGCCAGATCAACGGCTGCGCCTTCTGCCTCGACATGCACACCAAGGAGGCCGAGGCGGCCGGCGAGACCACACAGCGACTGATCATGGTCGGCGCCTGGCGCGAGGCGAAGGTCTTCACCGACGCCGAGCGCGCCGCCCTCGAACTCGCCGAGCTGGGCACCCGTATCGCCGACGGCACCGGCATCCCGGACGACGTCTGGCTGAACGCGGCCAAGTACTACGACGAGGAGCAGCTCCTCGGCCTCGTCGGCCTGATCGCCCTGATCAACGCCTTCAACCGCATGAACGTCCTGCTCCAGATGCCGGGCGGCGACTACCAGGTCGGCCAGTTCGCCTGA
- a CDS encoding helix-turn-helix domain-containing protein, whose protein sequence is MPPRRVVTGRSQEPRKRFTEELRKLRLERKLSFRALGAALGWDATLFSKMEKGETIGGPEVAQALDTYYGTSDLLLVLWELAAGDQSQFREKYRQYMALEAEAVSIWQHATCVLPGLLQTEAYARTLMGAGIHEGEELDRQVEARIGRHELLTGPSPLNFRTILSETVLRTPLPDRTQWQEQLEHLLAMDDRRNVTIHVVPHSAGLYALHSAQTTFLRLADSRVVAWVETNYSGSLIEQSADVDLLQLRYDRVRDLALSPADSRKFIMRTLEEAQCEPSI, encoded by the coding sequence ATGCCGCCGAGACGAGTGGTCACCGGCCGCAGCCAGGAGCCGCGCAAGCGTTTCACCGAGGAGCTGCGCAAGCTGCGACTGGAACGCAAGCTGAGCTTCCGGGCGTTGGGGGCGGCGCTTGGCTGGGACGCGACGCTGTTCTCGAAGATGGAGAAGGGCGAGACGATCGGCGGCCCGGAGGTCGCCCAGGCGTTGGACACGTATTACGGAACGTCGGACCTGTTACTGGTGCTGTGGGAGCTGGCGGCGGGCGACCAGTCGCAGTTCCGCGAGAAGTACCGCCAGTACATGGCGCTGGAGGCGGAGGCGGTGAGCATTTGGCAGCACGCGACCTGCGTACTGCCGGGCCTGCTCCAAACAGAGGCCTACGCGCGCACACTGATGGGGGCAGGCATCCATGAGGGCGAAGAACTGGACCGACAGGTCGAGGCACGCATTGGGCGACACGAGCTGCTGACCGGCCCCAGCCCACTCAACTTCCGCACGATCCTGTCGGAGACCGTGCTCCGCACGCCGCTTCCGGACCGGACTCAGTGGCAGGAGCAGTTGGAGCACCTCCTCGCGATGGACGACCGCCGGAACGTCACCATCCACGTGGTCCCACACTCCGCCGGGCTGTACGCGCTACACAGCGCCCAGACGACGTTCCTGAGACTCGCGGACAGCCGCGTGGTGGCCTGGGTCGAGACCAACTACTCCGGAAGCCTGATCGAACAATCAGCCGACGTGGACCTCCTGCAGCTCCGTTACGATCGAGTTCGCGATCTGGCCCTTTCCCCGGCGGATTCACGGAAGTTCATCATGCGTACGTTGGAGGAAGCACAGTGCGAGCCGTCGATCTGA
- a CDS encoding DUF397 domain-containing protein, translated as MRAVDLSTVTWRKSSYSNSEGGECLEVADTGTVPLPLLPVRDSKNPTGPVLLFPAAAWSAFMDGIKSAM; from the coding sequence GTGCGAGCCGTCGATCTGAGCACGGTCACCTGGCGCAAGAGCTCGTACAGCAACTCAGAAGGCGGCGAGTGCCTGGAGGTCGCCGACACCGGCACCGTCCCCCTCCCCCTCCTCCCGGTCCGGGACAGCAAGAACCCCACCGGCCCCGTCCTCCTCTTCCCGGCCGCCGCCTGGTCCGCTTTCATGGACGGGATCAAGTCGGCCATGTAG
- a CDS encoding N-acetyltransferase family protein, producing the protein MNDLRIRLAVESDLPTLVRLRDAAARWMLARGVTRQWQPGELDEDHFRRVIAGDGEVWLAESESESAGGGAVVGAWELWWDDEAAWGAQPPMAGYIHRLMIDRTTAAPGTGRRLLAAAEARVAATGRTHARLDCLADNAPLNAYYRDAGYRPVGLVEGKPQPGGPPKSFTLMEKALTP; encoded by the coding sequence GTGAACGATCTTCGTATCCGCCTCGCCGTCGAGTCCGACCTCCCCACCCTCGTACGCCTCCGCGACGCCGCCGCCCGCTGGATGCTCGCGCGCGGCGTGACCCGCCAGTGGCAGCCCGGCGAGCTCGACGAGGACCACTTCCGGCGCGTCATCGCCGGGGACGGCGAGGTCTGGCTCGCGGAGTCGGAGTCGGAGTCGGCGGGCGGGGGTGCGGTCGTCGGGGCCTGGGAGCTGTGGTGGGACGACGAGGCCGCGTGGGGCGCCCAGCCGCCCATGGCCGGCTACATCCACCGCCTCATGATCGACCGCACCACCGCCGCCCCCGGCACCGGCCGCCGCCTCCTTGCCGCCGCCGAAGCCCGCGTCGCGGCGACCGGCCGCACCCACGCCCGCCTGGACTGCCTGGCCGACAACGCGCCCCTGAACGCGTACTACCGGGACGCCGGCTACCGCCCTGTCGGCCTGGTGGAGGGCAAGCCGCAACCGGGCGGCCCGCCCAAGTCCTTCACCCTGATGGAGAAGGCCCTCACGCCGTAA
- a CDS encoding maleylpyruvate isomerase family mycothiol-dependent enzyme: MTEHPYFPTLLRMIDERSAAFRAAVAAAPSLDADVPSCPGWTLYDLANHLSEGDRFWAYIVLNTAPGDERPSKDGLAAPREREALITWLADSTEQLLTALREAGPDRGCWAWWEPLASPHTVAAVARRRVPESLIHTYDAQLASGTPQELPTTEAVDAIEEFLATVCTVTVPWPGEPATMDYHAAEAGSWRQTVDAAGSRFTRLTAAEAAESKPTAAIHGTASEMALLMYMRIPADSLRIEGDADLLQQLQDWG; the protein is encoded by the coding sequence GTGACTGAGCATCCCTACTTCCCCACCCTGCTGCGGATGATTGACGAGCGGTCCGCCGCGTTCCGCGCCGCCGTCGCCGCGGCCCCCAGCCTCGACGCCGACGTCCCGTCCTGCCCGGGCTGGACGCTGTACGACCTGGCGAACCACCTCAGTGAGGGGGACCGCTTCTGGGCCTACATCGTGCTGAACACCGCGCCGGGCGACGAGCGGCCGAGCAAGGACGGCCTGGCGGCGCCCAGGGAGCGCGAGGCCCTCATAACCTGGCTGGCCGACTCGACGGAGCAGCTGCTCACCGCTCTGCGCGAGGCCGGCCCGGACCGGGGCTGCTGGGCCTGGTGGGAGCCGCTGGCCTCGCCGCACACGGTGGCCGCCGTGGCCCGCCGCCGCGTCCCGGAGTCGCTGATCCACACCTACGACGCCCAGCTGGCCTCCGGTACCCCGCAGGAGCTGCCGACGACCGAGGCGGTCGACGCCATCGAGGAGTTCCTCGCCACCGTCTGCACCGTCACGGTCCCGTGGCCGGGCGAGCCCGCCACCATGGACTACCACGCAGCCGAGGCCGGCTCCTGGCGCCAGACGGTGGACGCCGCCGGTTCCCGCTTCACCCGCCTCACCGCGGCGGAGGCCGCCGAGAGCAAGCCCACCGCCGCCATCCACGGCACGGCAAGCGAGATGGCCCTGCTCATGTACATGCGCATCCCGGCCGACTCGCTGCGGATCGAGGGCGACGCCGACCTGCTCCAGCAGCTGCAGGACTGGGGCTGA
- a CDS encoding rRNA adenine N-6-methyltransferase family protein, which translates to MANNFNSRKHGYGNFSHNTRGRAVPGAQRSPRDRAHQAVSPYVLVDPATIGRLVATAAPAAHGHVLVPAAGDAALLRALAAHGARVTAYEPDPAAAGRLSARTRDVPGISVLRADFTKARAPREPFAVVAAAPTTAPAILAWCLRAPALTSATLLVPQEYADIAADQAAPAFTRTLTDPVPAEAFHPTTPTPCAILHLRRS; encoded by the coding sequence ATGGCGAACAACTTCAACTCCCGCAAGCACGGTTACGGGAACTTCTCGCACAACACCCGGGGCAGGGCCGTCCCGGGCGCCCAGCGCAGCCCGCGCGACCGCGCCCACCAGGCCGTGTCCCCGTACGTGCTCGTCGACCCGGCCACGATCGGCCGACTCGTGGCGACCGCCGCCCCGGCGGCCCACGGCCACGTCCTCGTGCCCGCCGCCGGCGACGCCGCGCTCCTTCGCGCCCTGGCCGCCCACGGCGCCCGGGTCACCGCGTACGAGCCCGACCCGGCCGCCGCCGGAAGGCTCTCGGCGCGCACCCGCGACGTGCCCGGCATCAGCGTGCTCCGCGCCGACTTCACGAAGGCGAGGGCTCCACGCGAGCCCTTCGCCGTGGTCGCCGCGGCCCCCACCACGGCCCCCGCGATCCTCGCCTGGTGCCTGCGCGCCCCAGCCCTGACCTCGGCGACCCTCCTCGTCCCCCAGGAGTACGCCGACATCGCAGCCGACCAGGCCGCCCCGGCCTTCACCCGAACCCTCACCGACCCCGTCCCCGCCGAGGCCTTCCACCCCACCACCCCGACGCCCTGCGCGATCCTCCACCTCCGCCGCAGCTGA
- a CDS encoding globin domain-containing protein, translated as MSGHQDDYHALVARHEAMRLRNRLLSPASGARTTAPGSGPVPVPGAYDDAAGAADQALVLRHLAAVTPFGELIDRLYESMFGRHPYLRRLFPDSMEFQRSHLERAFWHMIDHLDRPAELAADFARLGREHRRLGVLPVHYEVFESSLVEGLRLCAGGAWSGAAEAAWVRMHRHVSAAMVAGANEALGEPVAWNATVTAHERVGPDLALLRVRPAEPYPYRAGQHARVETPLLPHTWRPYTPAGVPGDELEFHVRRTAPGGVSDALVAHTGVGDVLRLGPPQGTATLDEELTDDVLIVAGGTGWAHAKALLDELSRRRPAGLTARLFLGARDAGGFYDEAALERLEARCPWLGVTRVVDGGPSGPDGRGALMDAVLGSRTSPTDWSGSRQLVYVSGPTGLVAATAWHLTEAGLPPERLRHDPMPVSSPAVPALQP; from the coding sequence ATGAGCGGGCATCAGGACGATTACCACGCCCTGGTCGCGCGGCACGAGGCGATGCGGCTGCGCAACCGGCTGCTCTCGCCCGCGAGCGGTGCGAGAACTACGGCACCGGGGTCGGGGCCGGTCCCGGTCCCGGGTGCGTACGACGACGCCGCCGGCGCCGCCGACCAGGCGCTCGTCCTGCGGCACCTGGCGGCCGTCACCCCCTTCGGGGAGCTGATCGACCGGCTCTACGAGTCGATGTTCGGCCGCCACCCGTATCTGAGGCGCCTCTTCCCCGACTCCATGGAGTTCCAGCGCTCGCACCTGGAGCGGGCCTTCTGGCACATGATCGACCACCTCGACCGGCCCGCCGAACTGGCCGCCGACTTCGCCCGCCTGGGGCGCGAGCACCGCCGGCTCGGCGTGCTGCCGGTGCACTACGAGGTGTTCGAGTCGTCCCTCGTCGAGGGGCTGCGGCTGTGCGCGGGCGGCGCGTGGAGCGGGGCGGCCGAGGCGGCGTGGGTGCGGATGCACCGGCATGTCTCCGCCGCCATGGTGGCGGGCGCGAACGAGGCCCTGGGCGAACCCGTGGCCTGGAACGCCACCGTCACCGCGCACGAGCGCGTCGGCCCCGACCTGGCGCTGCTGCGGGTGCGGCCGGCCGAGCCGTATCCGTACCGCGCCGGGCAGCACGCGCGCGTGGAGACGCCGCTGCTGCCGCACACCTGGCGGCCGTACACCCCGGCCGGTGTGCCCGGCGACGAGCTGGAGTTCCATGTACGGCGCACGGCGCCCGGCGGGGTCAGCGACGCGCTCGTCGCGCACACCGGGGTCGGGGACGTGCTGCGGCTCGGCCCGCCGCAGGGCACCGCCACGCTCGACGAGGAGCTGACCGACGACGTCCTGATCGTCGCGGGCGGCACCGGCTGGGCGCACGCCAAGGCGCTCCTCGACGAGCTGTCCCGGCGCCGCCCGGCCGGTCTGACGGCCCGTCTCTTCCTCGGCGCCCGGGACGCCGGCGGGTTCTACGACGAGGCCGCCCTGGAGCGTCTGGAGGCCCGCTGCCCGTGGCTCGGCGTCACCCGTGTGGTCGACGGCGGTCCGAGCGGCCCCGACGGCCGTGGCGCCCTCATGGACGCCGTCCTCGGCTCCCGTACGTCCCCCACGGACTGGTCCGGGTCCCGGCAGCTCGTCTACGTCAGCGGCCCCACCGGCCTCGTCGCCGCCACGGCCTGGCACCTCACCGAGGCGGGCCTGCCGCCGGAGCGCCTGCGCCACGACCCGATGCCGGTGTCCTCCCCGGCCGTACCCGCGCTCCAGCCCTAG
- a CDS encoding protein kinase codes for MNGRVVGGRYELATLIGQGGMGQVWTAYDGRLDRRVAVKLLNPAAISGPATAADELRRRFVRECRVTAQVDHPGLVTVHDAGSDGDELYLVMQYVEGADLADHLAEHDPYPWPWAVSVAAQLCAVLAAVHAVPIVHRDLKPRNVMVRPDGTVTVLDLGVASVLDSDTTRLTHTGSPIGTPAYMAPEQAMGGAVGPYTDLYALGVLLHELLSGNVPFAGSTALGVLHRHLHESPLPVRRLRPEVPDALEALVLRLLAKDPQDRPSGAQEVYERLLPLLPAPGVAAAAGPGAGPLDPTRPFRRPHAPWPDRATAPAAVPAPPPVPPAPGKPDVAAAVDEVKRLLGEGSITQAVDVLGGILPAAAAEHGERSPVVRILRKQYATTLMDDGQYRRALPELRRLAEDRSAEAGPYDPQTLRFRYDAALCLEQLGDPAAALAEFRALLPYHDQGGAADPELRQRAFDIRHRIGLLMLATGEQAGAVSHLATLLYDVEREQGPYHPLAADLRRVLDRQRQMDPRLPRA; via the coding sequence GTGAACGGCCGGGTCGTCGGCGGGCGTTACGAGCTGGCCACCCTGATCGGCCAGGGCGGCATGGGCCAGGTGTGGACGGCGTACGACGGCCGGCTCGACCGCCGGGTGGCCGTGAAGCTGCTCAACCCGGCCGCCATCAGCGGTCCGGCGACCGCCGCCGACGAGCTGCGCCGCCGCTTCGTGCGCGAGTGCCGGGTGACCGCGCAGGTCGACCACCCGGGCCTGGTGACCGTCCACGACGCCGGCAGCGACGGCGACGAGCTGTATCTCGTCATGCAGTACGTGGAGGGCGCCGACCTCGCCGACCACCTCGCCGAGCACGACCCGTACCCCTGGCCGTGGGCGGTGTCCGTCGCCGCCCAGCTGTGCGCGGTGCTCGCCGCGGTGCACGCCGTGCCGATCGTGCACCGCGACCTCAAGCCGCGGAACGTGATGGTCCGCCCCGACGGCACGGTCACCGTGCTCGACCTGGGCGTGGCGTCCGTCCTCGACAGCGACACCACCCGCCTCACCCACACCGGCTCGCCCATCGGCACCCCCGCCTACATGGCGCCCGAGCAGGCGATGGGCGGCGCCGTCGGCCCGTACACCGATCTGTACGCGCTCGGCGTGCTGCTCCACGAACTCCTCAGCGGCAACGTGCCGTTCGCCGGCTCCACCGCGCTCGGCGTGCTGCACCGCCACCTCCACGAGTCGCCGCTGCCGGTCCGCCGGCTGCGGCCCGAGGTGCCGGACGCCCTGGAGGCGCTGGTGCTGCGGCTGCTCGCCAAGGACCCGCAGGACCGCCCCTCCGGCGCCCAGGAGGTCTACGAGCGGCTGCTGCCGCTGCTGCCCGCGCCCGGTGTGGCCGCCGCCGCGGGTCCGGGCGCCGGGCCGCTCGACCCGACCCGCCCGTTCCGCCGCCCGCACGCCCCCTGGCCCGACCGGGCGACCGCCCCGGCCGCGGTGCCCGCCCCGCCGCCGGTGCCCCCGGCGCCCGGCAAGCCCGATGTGGCCGCCGCCGTCGACGAGGTGAAGCGGCTCCTCGGCGAGGGCTCCATCACCCAGGCCGTGGACGTCCTCGGCGGCATCCTCCCGGCCGCCGCCGCCGAGCACGGCGAGCGCTCGCCGGTCGTCCGCATCCTGCGCAAGCAGTACGCGACGACGCTGATGGACGACGGCCAGTACCGCCGCGCCCTGCCCGAGCTGCGCCGCCTCGCCGAGGACCGGTCCGCCGAGGCCGGCCCGTACGACCCGCAGACCCTGCGCTTCCGCTACGACGCGGCGCTGTGCCTGGAGCAGCTGGGCGACCCGGCGGCCGCGCTCGCCGAGTTCCGGGCGCTCCTGCCGTACCACGACCAGGGCGGCGCCGCGGACCCCGAACTGCGGCAGCGCGCCTTCGACATCCGCCACCGCATCGGCCTGCTGATGCTCGCCACCGGCGAGCAGGCGGGCGCCGTCTCCCACCTGGCGACCCTGCTGTACGACGTGGAGCGCGAGCAGGGGCCGTACCACCCGCTCGCCGCGGACCTGCGCCGGGTGCTGGATCGCCAGCGGCAGATGGATCCGCGGCTTCCCCGGGCCTGA
- a CDS encoding N-6 DNA methylase gives MPDNAAEVTAAGIARLAGVGRAAVSNWRRRHADFPRPVGGTETSPSFALADVEDWLRAQGKLAEVPLGERVWQQIAAHPAGAVTALVHAGCALLLVRDRAAAWPTLAAAPDTRLAELLPVPLEETLTERFGVERAVRTPTARALAPSVPLVRGAAELAAESSPGEAFEFLLGRHLDANPRQYTLTPPGPAALMAALAGPAATVLDPACGTGALLRAATATATVVHGQDADGDLAALTALRLALTTDRTTDVRVLPGDTLRADAFPALTADAVLCHPPFNERNWGHDELAYDPRWEYGFPARTESELAWVQHALARLRPGGTAVLLMPPAAASRRSGRRIRADLLRRGALRAVVALPAGAAPPYGIPLHLWVLRRPVPGERPPAELLLVDTATETSAPGRDRLDWPAVETAVLDAWRPFLQDGTLAETPGESRSVPVIELLDDDVDLAPARHLPPPAAAEGAAQLAGVRERLTETLRRTRELTPPPATDPTAGPGLPGVHRTATTVGELARAGALTLHAGGAGSAAAGAPVRVLTDTDVLAAQAPSGSLPEAPPGGPAEEPVLLAAGDVVVPVLGGGAVARVVDPATAGAALGRNVHLLRPDPAAVDPWFLAGFLRVTANKRQASSYASTATRLDVRRLQLPRLPLAEQRRYGARFQALAEFEEALRLAGRLGEQLVQGMYDGLADGTVTP, from the coding sequence GTGCCGGACAACGCAGCAGAGGTGACCGCCGCGGGGATCGCCCGCCTCGCGGGCGTCGGCCGGGCGGCCGTGAGCAACTGGCGCCGCCGCCACGCCGACTTCCCCCGGCCGGTCGGCGGCACGGAGACCAGCCCGTCCTTCGCCCTCGCCGACGTCGAGGACTGGCTGCGCGCCCAGGGCAAACTCGCCGAGGTCCCGCTCGGCGAGCGGGTCTGGCAGCAGATCGCCGCCCACCCCGCCGGCGCCGTCACCGCCCTCGTGCACGCGGGCTGCGCCCTGCTCCTGGTCCGCGACCGGGCCGCCGCCTGGCCCACCCTCGCCGCGGCGCCCGACACCCGCCTCGCCGAACTCCTCCCCGTACCCCTGGAGGAGACGCTGACCGAGCGGTTCGGCGTCGAGCGGGCCGTCCGCACCCCCACCGCGCGGGCCCTCGCCCCCTCCGTCCCGCTCGTCCGCGGCGCGGCCGAACTGGCCGCCGAGAGCAGCCCCGGCGAGGCCTTCGAGTTCCTGCTCGGCCGCCACCTGGACGCCAACCCCCGGCAGTACACGCTCACCCCGCCCGGCCCGGCCGCCCTCATGGCCGCGCTCGCCGGACCCGCGGCCACTGTCCTCGACCCCGCCTGCGGCACCGGTGCCCTCCTCCGCGCCGCCACGGCCACCGCCACGGTCGTCCACGGCCAGGACGCCGACGGCGACCTCGCCGCGCTCACCGCGCTGCGCCTCGCGCTCACCACCGACCGGACCACCGACGTCCGCGTGCTCCCCGGCGACACCCTGCGCGCCGACGCCTTCCCCGCCCTCACCGCCGACGCCGTGCTGTGCCACCCGCCGTTCAACGAGCGCAACTGGGGCCACGACGAACTCGCCTACGACCCGCGCTGGGAGTACGGCTTCCCGGCCCGCACCGAGTCCGAACTGGCCTGGGTCCAGCACGCCCTGGCCCGGCTGCGCCCCGGCGGCACCGCCGTCCTGCTCATGCCGCCCGCCGCCGCGTCCCGCCGCTCCGGCCGCCGCATCCGCGCCGACCTGCTGCGCCGCGGCGCGCTGCGGGCCGTCGTCGCCCTGCCGGCCGGCGCGGCACCCCCGTACGGCATCCCGCTGCACCTCTGGGTGCTGCGCAGGCCCGTCCCCGGCGAACGCCCGCCCGCCGAACTGCTCCTCGTCGACACGGCGACCGAGACCAGCGCCCCCGGCCGCGACCGGCTCGACTGGCCCGCCGTCGAGACCGCCGTCCTCGACGCCTGGCGCCCCTTCCTCCAGGACGGCACCCTCGCCGAGACCCCCGGCGAGAGCCGCTCGGTCCCCGTCATCGAACTCCTCGACGACGACGTCGACCTGGCGCCCGCCCGCCATCTGCCGCCGCCCGCCGCCGCCGAGGGCGCGGCGCAGCTGGCCGGCGTGCGCGAACGGCTGACGGAGACCCTGCGCCGCACCCGCGAGCTGACCCCGCCGCCCGCCACCGACCCGACGGCCGGCCCCGGTCTCCCCGGCGTGCACCGGACCGCGACGACCGTCGGCGAACTCGCCCGCGCGGGCGCCCTCACCCTCCACGCCGGAGGCGCCGGTTCGGCCGCCGCCGGCGCCCCCGTACGGGTCCTCACCGACACCGACGTCCTCGCCGCCCAGGCCCCCTCCGGCAGCCTCCCCGAGGCCCCGCCCGGCGGGCCCGCCGAGGAGCCGGTGCTGCTCGCCGCCGGGGACGTCGTCGTCCCGGTGCTCGGCGGCGGCGCGGTCGCCCGCGTCGTCGACCCGGCCACGGCCGGCGCCGCCCTCGGCCGCAACGTGCACCTGCTGCGCCCCGACCCGGCCGCCGTCGACCCCTGGTTCCTGGCCGGCTTCCTTCGCGTCACCGCCAACAAGCGACAGGCCAGCTCGTACGCCTCGACCGCCACCCGGCTCGACGTACGGCGCCTCCAGCTGCCCCGGCTCCCGCTCGCCGAACAGCGGCGCTACGGCGCCCGTTTCCAGGCGCTCGCCGAGTTCGAGGAGGCGCTGCGGCTCGCCGGACGGCTCGGCGAACAGCTGGTGCAGGGCATGTACGACGGGCTCGCGGACGGCACGGTGACGCCCTGA
- a CDS encoding DUF4190 domain-containing protein translates to MSYDTQLPHPQTPAPAVMRNGLGTAALILGIIGTLSGFIPLLFWLAGILGVIALILGLVGKGRVKRGEANNKGVAVTGTILGLASLVLSVVGVVITVTAVSEAADEINKAIDDAASSAPAKPGGSAKGKGGTGESKKDKPLAADETAAYEDGLEVTVSAPKAFTPDEFAVGHTEGNKAYKVTVTIENKGKKAFDTAGTLPNARAGKDGADAEMILGEKLDVAFDGSVLPGKKVTKTFAFDAPAAAKVLTVEIEPGMGLAHDAAQWDLKIG, encoded by the coding sequence ATGTCGTACGACACGCAGCTCCCGCACCCGCAGACCCCGGCCCCGGCGGTCATGCGGAACGGGCTCGGCACCGCGGCCCTGATCCTCGGCATCATCGGCACCCTGTCCGGCTTCATCCCGCTGCTCTTCTGGCTGGCCGGCATCCTCGGCGTCATCGCGCTGATCCTGGGCCTGGTCGGCAAGGGCCGGGTCAAGCGCGGCGAGGCGAACAACAAGGGCGTCGCCGTGACCGGCACGATCCTGGGCCTCGCGTCCCTGGTCCTCTCGGTGGTCGGCGTGGTCATCACCGTCACCGCGGTCAGCGAGGCGGCGGACGAGATCAACAAGGCGATCGACGACGCCGCCAGCAGCGCGCCCGCGAAGCCGGGCGGCAGCGCCAAGGGCAAGGGCGGCACGGGCGAGAGCAAGAAGGACAAGCCGCTCGCGGCCGACGAGACCGCCGCGTACGAGGACGGCCTGGAGGTCACGGTCTCCGCGCCCAAGGCGTTCACCCCGGACGAGTTCGCCGTCGGCCACACCGAGGGCAACAAGGCGTACAAGGTCACCGTCACCATCGAGAACAAGGGCAAGAAGGCCTTCGACACCGCGGGCACCCTGCCCAACGCCCGCGCGGGCAAGGACGGCGCGGACGCGGAGATGATCCTCGGCGAGAAGCTCGACGTCGCCTTCGACGGCTCGGTCCTGCCCGGCAAGAAGGTCACCAAGACCTTCGCCTTCGACGCGCCCGCCGCCGCCAAGGTGCTGACCGTCGAGATCGAGCCCGGCATGGGTCTGGCGCACGACGCCGCGCAGTGGGACCTGAAGATCGGCTGA